In Amyelois transitella isolate CPQ chromosome 13, ilAmyTran1.1, whole genome shotgun sequence, a genomic segment contains:
- the LOC106129292 gene encoding lipase 3, which produces MDSNKLYALILLVLAISVGAIKLPIADEIKLLHNVLPKVPTFSEIAEKNGLQCEEHNVTTSDGYILGVFHIPGDSKKPLLFMHGLLDSSDGMILREEGSLAVLLARAGYDVWVGNNRGNRYSRNHVSLDPNTDDQFWDFTFHEFGTLDLPATIDYILNQTGQSQLSAIGHSEGTTIFYVLGSKRPEYNDKIKVLAALGPIAYLNNVVGLVELIIKFAPEINAVVEAINYQELVGFDSDIKSILRQICSIPNVSYEVCGGVAFAVLGADPAQLEPEFVPILIDHYPAGSSRRNAVHYGQLGNRKEFAEFDYGREMNLFHYNSTEPPAYNLSKVTFDMALFSGANDFLSTLKDVEILKAQLPNVVEHQIIDYPLWTHLDHLYGKLMPQYLFPLLLDLLAKYN; this is translated from the coding sequence ATGGATAGCAATAAATTATACGCGCTAATATTGCTAGTTCTCGCTATTAGTGTAGGTGCTATTAAACTTCCCATAGCagatgaaattaaattgttacaCAATGTTTTGCCGAAAGTTCCTACGTTCTCTGAAATAGCAGAGAAGAACGGGCTTCAGTGTGAAGAGCACAACGTTACAACATCGGACGGTTACATCCTCGGGGTGTTCCACATCCCGGGAGACTCAAAGAAGCCATTGCTCTTCATGCATGGCCTCCTGGACTCCTCAGACGGCATGATCCTAAGAGAAGAGGGATCGCTGGCGGTGTTGTTGGCGCGGGCAGGATACGACGTCTGGGTGGGGAACAATCGTGGGAACAGATACTCCAGGAATCACGTCTCGCTGGACCCGAACACCGACGACCAATTCTGGGACTTCACATTTCACGAATTCGGCACTTTAGACCTACCAGCCACGAttgattacattttaaatcaaacaGGACAATCGCAACTCAGTGCTATCGGTCATTCTGAGGGAACCACCATATTTTACGTCCTCGGATCCAAAAGGCCGGAGTACAACGACAAAATCAAAGTTCTAGCCGCTTTAGGTCCAATAGCTTATCTTAACAATGTGGTTGGACTGGTAgagttaattattaaattcgcACCTGAAATAAACGCTGTGGTCGAAGCGATAAATTATCAAGAATTGGTAGGTTTTGATTCGGACATAAAGTCAATATTGCGGCAGATTTGCTCGATTCCAAACGTTAGTTACGAGGTTTGCGGTGGGGTTGCATTCGCGGTGTTGGGAGCAGATCCAGCTCAGTTGGAACCAGAGTTCGTGCCGATATTGATCGACCATTACCCAGCGGGATCGTCAAGAAGGAACGCGGTACACTATGGACAGCTTGGCAACAGAAAAGAGTTCGCTGAATTCGATTATGGAAGAGAAATGAATTTGTTTCATTATAATTCCACCGAACCTCCTGCGTACAATCTCTCGAAGGTGACGTTCGACATGGCCCTATTTTCTGGAGCGAATGACTTTTTATCTACTCTCAAAGATGTGGAAATCTTAAAAGCGCAACTCCCAAACGTCGTGGAACACCAAATAATAGACTATCCTCTCTGGACACACCTAGATCATTTGTATGGAAAACTAATGCCACAATACCTGTTCCCATTGTTATTAGATTTACTTGCTAAATATAATTAG